The following coding sequences are from one Triticum aestivum cultivar Chinese Spring chromosome 5A, IWGSC CS RefSeq v2.1, whole genome shotgun sequence window:
- the LOC543200 gene encoding stem-specific protein TSJT1, with protein sequence MLGVFSGEVVEVPAELVAAGSRTPSPKTRASELVKRFLAGAEPAVSVELGSLGNLAYSHANQSLLLPRSFAAKDEIFCLFEGVLDNLGRLSQQYGLSKGGNEVLLVIEAYKTLRDRAPYPASFMLSQLTGSYAFVLFDKSTSSLLVASDPEGKVPLFWGITADGCVAFSDDIDLLKGSCGKSLAPFPQGCFYWNALGGLKSYENPKNKVTAVPADEEEICGATFMVEGSTVVAALQ encoded by the exons ATGTTGGGGGTGTTCAGCGGCGAGGTGGTGGAGGTGCCGGCGGAGCTGGTGGCGGCCGGGAGCCGGACGCCGTCGCCCAAGACGCGGGCGTCGGAGCTGGTGAAGCGCTTCCTCGCCGGCGCCGAGCCCGCCGTGTCCGTGGAGCTGGGATCGCTGGGCAACCTCGCCTACTCCCACGCCAACCAGTCCCTCCTCCTCCCAAG GTCTTTCGCTGCAAAGGATGAGATCTTCTGCCTGttcgagggagtcctggacaacTTGGGGCGGCTGAGCCAGCAGTACGGCCTCTCCAAGGGCGGCAACGAGGTGCTCCTCGTGATCGAGGCCTACAAGACGCTGAGGGACAGGGCCCCCTACCCCGCCAGCTTCATGCTCTCCCAGCTCACCGGCAGCTACGCCTTCGTGCTCTTCGACAAGTccacctcctccctcctcgtcGCATCC GACCCGGAGGGCAAGGTGCCGCTCTTCTGGGGAATCACGGCCGACGGCTGCGTCGCCTTCTCCGACGACATCGACCTGCTGAAAGGATCTTGCGGCAAGTCACTGGCGCCTTTCCCGCAAGGTTGCTTCTACTGGAACGCTCTTGGAGGCCTCAAGTCGTACGAGAATCCCAAGAACAAGGTCACCGCTGTGCCTGCAGATGAGGAGGAAATATGTGGTGCAACCTTCATG GTGGAAGGATCTACCGTTGTCGCGGCACTTCAGTAG